The Natrinema saccharevitans genome includes the window GCGGACCGCTGGTGGCCTCGAGTCGGTCGGTGACCGAGCGCGATCGGGGCCAGACCACGCAGGACTTCGCAATCGGGATCGGGATCTTCCTGCTGGCGCTTGCGTTCGTCTTTCTGTTCCTGCCGTCGGTCGTGACGCCCTTTGAGTCGTCGGTCGGCGACGCGGAGACGGCACAGGCCGATCGGATCGCCGATCGGATCGTCAGCAACGCCTCGACCGAAACGCCGAACGAGATCGACGATACCAAATTCGACAAGTTCACCGCTGCGGACTTAGAATCTGAACTCGGACTCCGGTCGTCCGATGAGGTCAGGGTAGACAAGGTCAACGTGACCGTCTGGAATCTCGAGGACGGAACGAGAGTCGAGACGGGCGGTGACCGGTACGACGACCAGCCGGCGGAAATGTCCGCCCGTATCGTCACGTTCGACGAATCAATCGACTGCGAGCCCGCTTGTCGGCTCGTCGTGAGGGTTTGGTAATATGACCGGGATGGATTCTCCGTATCGATCGACGACGGATCGGGGACAAGCCTACACGCTCGAGGGATTCATCGGTGCGATGATCGTGTTGATGGCCGTGCTGTTCGCGTTGCAATCGGCCGCAGTAGCGCCGTCGACGGGTGGCGACCGAGCGGTTCAGCCCTATGTTCAACAGGAGATACAAGACGCGCTGGTCGTCGCTGCGACGGCCGACGACGAGAATCTCTCGTATATGGTTCGTCACTGGCATGATGACGGATTCGAAGACGCCGACAACGACGACGTAACGTACGACGAGTCGACGTTCAAAAGCGAGTTCGTCCTCGGTTCAATCCTAGAACGGCGATTCGGGGACACACGGAGCTACAACGTGGAACTTCACTCGCAAACCAACGAAACATACGACCTGGTCGATCAAGGAACGCCGCCGTCGGGCGCCGTCACTGCGAGTTACACCGTCACGATATACGACGATCAAAACGTTACCGGCGACCTCCAGTCGGATCAAACCGTTTCGAACGTTAGCGGACCGATCTCTGATGTCGCCGACGGCAACGACGAGACGCTCTACAACGTCGTCGAAGTACGGGTGATCGCATGGTAGCCGACCGGCAGCCCCGCGGACAGATCATCCTCATCGGTGCGATCTCGCTCGCGTTCATCATTCTGGGGATCGTCGTCGTCTTCAACGGCGTACTCTATACCGAGACCCTCTCTTCGGGGCCGGTGAGTCAGAGCGGACCGGACGCGACCGTCACCGACCTCGAGATCGAACGGGGAGTCAGCTGTGCGCTCGCGAAAGGAGGTAACGGGAAATCGAACGTGTCGGCGTTCAACGACGCCTATCGCAACATGACGGGTGAATCGAGGCCGGTGGCCGTGAATGTCAGTGATCTGGATGTCAATATGACTCCCTCGGATCCACGGGCCACGATTACTATCACGTACGATTCTCATGAGAGCAGTTACGAACGAAATCGAACGATCACTGCGTCCGATTGCCCGACGGAGGAGCCATGATCGAGTCACGAAGGGAACGCGATCGTGCGGTCTCGATCTCGATCACGCACGTCCTGACGGTCGGGATCACGACCATCCTGATCGCAATGCTGTTGACCAGTGCCAGCACGATGCTTGATATCGAGAGCGAACGCAGTACCGAGTCGTCCCTCGAGACGATCGGTGAGCGACTCGCCAACGAGATCGGTAACGTCGATCAGATCGCAGACGAGAATACGACGGTCGACGCCACCGTCACTCATCCGCGTACTGCAGGGAGTTCGAGATATACGGTAACTGCAGCCCCATCGAACTGTGGACCGTTGATCGAGGGTGAGACCGATTGTCTGAAACTGACGGCACAAAGCGTGGACGTCACCGTGTACGTCCCAATCAAGACCGACGCGGACCTCGAGGGTACGTCGACTGGCGGAGCCATCGAGATACAGTCCGATGGAGACGAAATCTCGATTACGGAGGAGGAGCGATGATCCCGCGCCGCGACCTTCGGGAGACCGGGACGTCCGACGCCGACCGTGCCGTATCGGACATGATCGCGTTCGTCCTCGTGTTCGCGATTATCATCGGCTCGGTCGGGTTGCTCTCGACGGTCGGCTTTCAGGCGATGACCGACTATCAGGAGGGCGAACAGTTGCGAAACGCCGAGCGCGCGATGGTCTCGCTCGCGGACAACTTCAACGACGTGCTTCGCTACGATGGCGTCGAACAACGGGATGGCGAGCTTTCACTTCGGGGCGGAACGGTAGCGATCGGTGGCGGTGGAACGACGGTCAACGTTACCGCAGACGGGAATGACGATCCGCTGGGCGATACTGACCTCGGCACGTTCACGTACGAACACGATTCGACGCGGATCGCGTACGAGGGTGGCGGCGTCATCAGAAGCACCGACTCCGGAAGCGTCGTCGCCAAACGGCCGCAATTGCGCTGTAATACCGACGGTTCGGGGCCGGATACGGCGATCGTCTCGTTTGTTACGGTCGACGCGGCCGAGAGGGCGATCCAGAGCGACGGGGGACAGGAATTTACCATCTCCAAGGACGGATCCCCCGTCCGACGCGTCGAGGAGTATTCCGATGCAACCGTTACCGTTCACGTCGATACGGACTACGAACGGGCGTGGGCGTCGAACCCCACGTACGGCGACTGGGACGTCGAGGAACGCAACAATCCCGTCGAACTCCGGTGTCAGGACGTGGACCGACTCGTGATCACCGTCGTTCCCGTCGACATCAACTACTGACCGGCTCACGTCGTCACCGGTCTTCGGCCCAGTCGCCGGTCAGCATCGCCCGCAGCCCCGCGCGGTCAGCCAGTGCTTTGACGCGGGCGGCTCGCTGATCGACGCTACCGGCGGTCTCGAGCGCGAGGCCGTTCGAGAGCCGCTTCGGTGCCGCCATCGGTGAGCCGTCGGCGCCGACGGGGTCGTCGTTGAGGACCGCGCGGTCGCTCCCGTCGGGACGCCACGGCGGATCGATCCCGGCGAGACCGCGATCGAGGAGGTATTCGGCAGCCTCGACCAATGCGCCGTCCGACGTCGAGTGGCCGATCGCGCCGATCGACCCGCGCTCGTTGAAAAACCGGACGACGTACTCGCCGTCCTCGCCCCGCTCGTCGTCCCGTTTTTCCGAACTGCTGTCAGTTTCGGTGTCGGCCCCCCCGTCCCGAGATCCGTCCGTCGACTCGTCGTGTTCGGCTCCGGTCGAGTCGGCCGCCTCGAGCGCGGCGTCGCCGGCCGCCGTCGGTGACTCGGCCGTTCCCTCACGAGTCGGACCGTCGTCGGTGATCGCCGATTCGCTGAACTGGACCGAGACGTCCGGGCCGTCGCCCGGGGCCGGCTGCTCCTCGGCGAACGCGACGACGAGCTGGTCGAGAAACCGCTCGGCTGCGGCCTCGAACTCGGGAGCGTAGGCCTCACCCTGTGCCGTCGCTGCCGTGAGCCGGTCGACGATCGATTCGACGAGGACCGGCCGTTCGACGGCGAGTTGTCTGGCGACCAACTCCCGCGAGTGACGCTCGAGGCGGCCCCCGAGCGTCGATCGCGTGTAGGTGGCAAGCGCCGACTCCTCGTCGGGGAGGTCGGCGAGCCGGACGGTGCGGTAATCGATATCTGACGTCCCCGCCAGCAGGAGAGAGTCGCGACCGTTCGTGTAGATTGCCCGGTCGACGCCGGTCCAGGCCATCGCCCGTCTGAGTGCGTTCGCCCGACGGCCGTCCAGCGAGTCGGTCGCGGGTTCGACGGCGACGAACAGCGCCGGCATCGAGTCGACGGTCGGGACGTACTCGAGGCGGACGTCGTCGACGTCCCGATCGGTCAGACACGAGTCGGCCCGGACGCCCCAGCCGAGCGTCTCGAGGAGGGGCTCGACGAGCCACCTGCGGGTGTCCCGCAGGGTGGTCGGCGGCGAGGCGTCGACCAGTGCCTCGGCGCGAGCGGTGTAGGAGCGAATGTCGAGGGGTGGCATTCGTCGGGAGTAGTCGGTCGACCGCCATGTAACGTCCGGTCGACTGCAGGCGGCGAGCGACGGGACCGCGGTCGCGTTCGAGTGGACTACTAGTCCGTCGCGGTCGGCTTTTCTCGCTGGTAGATCCGAAGACGAGCCTCGCGGACATCGAAGGCCGACTGGAGGTTCGGCGGGATGGTTTCGGCCTTCCCGATGACGAGATAGCCCGACGGCCGGAGCGACCGGGCGATGGTCTCGAGCATGGAGCGTTTGTACGCGTTGTCGATGTAGATGAACAGGTTCCGACAGACGACGAGGT containing:
- a CDS encoding DUF7288 family protein, whose amino-acid sequence is MTGMDSPYRSTTDRGQAYTLEGFIGAMIVLMAVLFALQSAAVAPSTGGDRAVQPYVQQEIQDALVVAATADDENLSYMVRHWHDDGFEDADNDDVTYDESTFKSEFVLGSILERRFGDTRSYNVELHSQTNETYDLVDQGTPPSGAVTASYTVTIYDDQNVTGDLQSDQTVSNVSGPISDVADGNDETLYNVVEVRVIAW
- a CDS encoding DUF7289 family protein, whose protein sequence is MIPRRDLRETGTSDADRAVSDMIAFVLVFAIIIGSVGLLSTVGFQAMTDYQEGEQLRNAERAMVSLADNFNDVLRYDGVEQRDGELSLRGGTVAIGGGGTTVNVTADGNDDPLGDTDLGTFTYEHDSTRIAYEGGGVIRSTDSGSVVAKRPQLRCNTDGSGPDTAIVSFVTVDAAERAIQSDGGQEFTISKDGSPVRRVEEYSDATVTVHVDTDYERAWASNPTYGDWDVEERNNPVELRCQDVDRLVITVVPVDINY
- a CDS encoding DUF7266 family protein, with amino-acid sequence MIESRRERDRAVSISITHVLTVGITTILIAMLLTSASTMLDIESERSTESSLETIGERLANEIGNVDQIADENTTVDATVTHPRTAGSSRYTVTAAPSNCGPLIEGETDCLKLTAQSVDVTVYVPIKTDADLEGTSTGGAIEIQSDGDEISITEEER
- a CDS encoding DUF7287 family protein, with the translated sequence MTGNRTRDRRPDRGDERGPLVASSRSVTERDRGQTTQDFAIGIGIFLLALAFVFLFLPSVVTPFESSVGDAETAQADRIADRIVSNASTETPNEIDDTKFDKFTAADLESELGLRSSDEVRVDKVNVTVWNLEDGTRVETGGDRYDDQPAEMSARIVTFDESIDCEPACRLVVRVW